Genomic window (Candidatus Beckwithbacteria bacterium):
TCTTCTCAGATAGTCAAGATAAAATGAATCTTTCTGTTGCTGATATCAAAGGTGAAATTTTAGTTGTTTCCCAATTTACTCTGTACGCTGATTGTCAGAAAGGTAATCGGCCTAGTTTTACAGGAGCTGCCAAGCCAGAAGTGGCACAGGAGCTGTATAATCTCTTTGTTAAAAAATTACAAGATTTGGGTATCCCAACTAAAACTGGTGAGTTTGGTGCCAAAATGGATGTTAGCCTTACTAATGATGGGCCTGTAACTATAATTTTAGAAAGCTAATATTTGGTGTCATTCTGAGGAACAAAGTGACGAAGAATCTTCAATATAGAAAAACAGATCCTTCTCTCTCAATAAGCTCGAGATCAGGATGACACAAAAATAAACTTTTATCTGTAATTTGATATTTGGAGCTTAATGTATGCTATATTTAGATCCTCTTTACGGCCGTCTAGAATTTTCAGATAAGCAGTTAGCTTTATTTCAAACCCCAGCTCTGACTCGGATTAGAGATGTTTCTCTATCAGCTGTGCCACCTTTGGCTACTGCCTCAGGCATGATCGGCTCTCGTTTTGAGCATTCTGTGGGAGTGGCTCATCTGGCTTCACTATTAGCAACAAAGTCTGATTTTCAAGTCCAGGCAACTAACCTATTTGTAGCCTGCTTATTTCACGATATCGGTAGCCCACCTTTTTCTCATATTTCTGAGATTTTGCTTGAGAAAATCAGTGGTCAAGATCATGAAGCATTTGCAGCGACTTTTTTTGAAAATAGCGAGACTGCTACAGCCATTAAAAACTTTGGAGCTGACCTAGATATGGTTTTAAAATTAATAACAGGTAAAGCTAAACCTTGGTCAGATTTGGTCAATGGTAGCATTGATTTGGATAACATTGATAATTCGCTGCGTTGGGGTTCAGCCATTGGGCTTTTTAGTCCCCAATTTTATGAGCCCGAAGAGCTGATCCAAGCTTTTTCTTTAAGCGGCAATGAGTTGCAGCTTAAACTAGAACACGAATCCCAAATTCAAAAATGGGAACTGTGCCGTCGTTTGGTTTATGATGTGGTTTATGATGATCTTAATTTAACCCCAGAAGTTATGCTCAAACGGGCGTTACAGTTTGCTTATGAGGCCGGTGAGCTTGATCAAGCTTTTTTTATGCTGACTGATTCTCAAGCCCTGTATGTGCTTGAACACCGCTGTAATTCTAAAACTCAGAACTTGATCAAAGATATGCGAGCCTGGCGTTTTTTCACACCAGTCACTCTAATTGAAGAAACAGATACCACTGCCTCAGATACGTTCAAAGATTTATGCCTTGATTGGGAAGAGAGTCAAAAAATTGCTGATATTATCGCTCACAGCCTTGATTTGCCTCGGGAAGCAGTAGCGGTTTATGCTGGCAAAGACAAAGGTTTTAAGCAGATTCACTTACCATTTATAGGTAAAGGTGATATAGTTCAAAGGCATCAACCCATTCAGGAGCTTAAGTGGCGTTTCAAGGTTTATGTTGATAAAAAGTACCATAGCAAAAATGAAGCTATCACTGAACTCACTCAAGCCTTGGTTCAAAATCCCTAGCTATACTAACAGATATTAGAATTGACATTTAGCAAACATAATGTTAGACTGCTAAATTATAATAAAAGAGTCTAATCTCTTATTTTCAAACTATATGGGCTTACTGGATAAACCAAGCAATGATCAAAAACCAAAACAGGCTCAAGACCTGGTTTTACCTATGGTTCCTCTTCGGGACGTGGTTATGTTTCCTCATTTAGAAATTGTCCTTTCCTTTGGTCGGGCCGGCTCTATCAAAGCCGTTGAACAGGCTTTTAAAACTAATAAGTTGATTTTCTTTGCTAGCCAAAAAAATGCCGGCATCAATGAACCGAAATTTGATGATCTTTACAAAATGGGAACAATCTGCCGGATTGAACGGCTTCTAAAAACTGGTGAAGAAGTCAATGCTTTGGTTAAAGGTTTGGATCGGGCTGAACTGTTAAGCGCCAATTTGCAAGGTGATTTTGGCATTGCCAAAATTAAACCTATCAAAGAAATTGAGACCAAAAATAGTCAGGCTGAGGCTTTAGCCAAACTTATTTCCAGCAATTTGAAAAAGCTGGTTAATATGGGTAAGCCGATTGATTTTCTAGTTTTTATGAAACTAATGTCTGGCGTTTCTCATGGTGAGCTGGCTGACCAAGTTGCTTCAGTTTTGGAAATTCCTACTAGCCAAAAACAAGAAATTTTAGAAATGATCACGGTGATGCCTCGGCTCAAAAAAGTCAGTGAATTAATCACCAAGGAAAGTAAGGTTTTGGAAATTGAACATTCAATTGCTAGCAAAACTCAAAAGAAGTTTGATAAATCTATGCGCGAGGCGGTTTTGCGCGAACGGATGAAAACCATTCAAAAAGAGCTTGGTGAAGCTAGTATTGATGAAGACGTGGATCCGGATATTAAAGAATTTAAGCAAAAAGTCGCTAAACTAAAAATGCCCCAAGAAGTCAAGGAAAAAGTCATTAAAGAGATTGACCGTTTGTCAAAAATGCACTCATATAATCCGGAAGCCAGCTATATTCGGACTTATTTGGAATGGATGACTGATTTGCCTTGGGGGAAATTTTCCCAAAATGGTAAAGACAATAAAAAAGCTGAAAAAGTTTTAGATCAGGATCATTACGGATTAGAGGAAGTTAAAGAACGGATTTTAGAGTATTTGGCAGTTATGGCTTTGAAAAAACAGCAAGCTCAATATTTTCCCAAAAACGCTCAAGGTATTAAAAACACCACTATTCTTTGTTTTGTTGGCCCTCCCGGGGTTGGTAAAACTTCCATTGGTAAATCAATCGCCAAAGCCTTAGGTCGTAAATTTATTAAAGTTTCCATTGGTGGTATTCGTGATGAAGCTGAAGTGCGCGGTCACCGCCGAACCTATGTTGGCGCTATGCCTGGCCGCATTGTTCAAGGTATTAAAGATGCAGGTGTAATGAATCCGGTTTTCATGCTGGATGAAATTGACAAAATTGGAGCTGATTTTCGGGGCGATCCTTCTTCAGCTTTATTAGAAGCTTTGGATCCTGAACAAAATACTGGCTTTTCTGATCACTATTTAGAAGTGCCATTTGATCTATCCAAGGTTTTATTTATAACTACAGCTAATGTGTTGGATACGATCCCACCCGCTTTACGTGACCGCTTAGAAATTATCCGCTTTTCTGGCTACACTGATGATGAAAAACACCAAATCGCCAAACGCTATTTGTTTGAAAAAACCCTCTATGGCTCTGGGCTTTTGAAAAAACAAGTCAGCCTTGCTCCTACTGCGATTGATCGAATTATCAGAGGTTATACTAAAGAAGCTGGAGTCCGTAATCTCGAACGGGCGCTTAATAAAATCATGCGCAAAATTTCCCGTGAGATTTTATCTGGCAAGAAAAAACAGCTTACTATTTCCACTAGCAATCTTCATAAATATTTGGGTCCACAAATGTTTTCGGATACGATTGCTGAAAATAAGGACGAGGTCGGTATTTCTACTGGTATGGCTTGGACTCAAGTTGGCGGCGATATTATGTTTATTGAAGTCGCTACTATGCCTGGCAAGGGCCGAATTTTGATTACTGGACAACTGGGCAGTGTCATGAAAGAGTCCTGTAGAGCTGCGCTTTCTTATCTACGTAGTCATTGGAAAGATATGGGCCTTAAAGCTGATTTGGGTGCCAAGTATGATTTCCATGTCCATGTCCCCGAAGGTGCAGTCCCTAAAGATGGGCCTTCAGCAGGGGTAGCTATAGTGACTGCTCTTTATTCAGCTGTGTCTGGTAAGAAAGTCCGTAAAGATGTAGCCATGACTGGCGAAATTACGCTGCGTGGTAAAGTTTTAGAAATTGGCGGTGTTAAAGAAAAACTTTTAGCTGCTCACCGCGCCGGTATTAAAACCGTTATCATTCCTAAAAATAATAAAAAGGATTTGGAGAAATTGCCAGACAAAGTCAAAAAAGATTTGGAAATTAAATTTAGTAACCGAATTGCCGATGTTTTAAAAGTGGCAATTGTAAATTAATTAAGCCCTTTTAAAACTAAAGTTGCTTCTTTTCCATCAAGTACAAAACCAGTTTTTTCCAGCAAAGCTCTTGCTGGTTGATTCTGCAATGAAACAGATGTGATTACCTGAAAATATTGTTGCTGTAGTGCATAATCAATAATTTGTTGATTTAATGCTTTAGCTCCTCCATGCCTTCGCTCTTCTGGAACAACAAAAATTAATGCGATTTGGAAAGTATTACTTCTAGCATGTGGGTCAGTATGGTCCATCTCTGTTCTTGTAAAAGGAAGTCCAATGCTAAATCCCACTATATCTCCTTGTTCATTTTTTAATAAAAAAAATACATATTTGTTTGATTCAAACAGTGTTTGACTTCCTTCTCTTACTTGTTCATTTGTCATTGAACTGCCCATTTCTGTACGCATTCTTTCATGGAGTTCTAAAAATCTGTTTTGAAAGGCAGATTTATTTTGACCAGTCAGAGTTTCAGTAAACATAAAAACTAAAGAGTTTTTTAAAACAAAATTGAAGATATTATATTTGAAAAAATTCTTTTTACAACCCAAACGGTCGCTTGCGGTTTTGTTTATAGAGATAAGCAATCACTACTTGCAGCGTAATAAAAGCTGGGATTGCCAAAACTGCTCCTACTACTCCTCCTAAAGATCCCCCAATCATCAGGCACATTAAAGTAATCAGCGGCGGTAGACCAATTGATTCTTTCATAACGATTGGGACGATCAAATTGTTTTCCAGTTGTTGGACCACGATATAAAGAACAATTGTTCCTAAAGCCAAGGGAAATGAATATGATAGTGCCAACAAAACCGAAGGAACCGCCGAGATAACCGGACCAATATTGGGTACAAGCTCCAAAAGTCCTGCCAGCAAAGCCAATGGCAAAGCATATGGAATTCCCAATAAAGTTAAACCAATATAAGTTAAAAGTCCCACAATAATCATTAAAGCTATCTCTCCTCTTACCCAACCACCCAAACGATGCTCAATATTAGTAATAAGCTCCTCAGCCTGCTTTTCACCATGACTATCACCAAAGAGAATTCGAAGGTATTTTCCCAATTTATTGCGCTCAATCATTATGTAAAACGTAATAGTAATCAACAAGAAAATATCAATAATATTAGAAAAAGCCCCTAAGAAAAAGTTAAACACATTGCCAGCATTACGAGTTAGAGATTCTATTTGGGAGGTAATTTCCTTTTCTGAAACATCAATTAAAGTCAGATTAGGAAGTTCTTTAGAAATAACTTTAGTCAAGACATTGGTCTGATCAGCAACCACTGGTACTAATCCAGACACAATAAGAGCAATAAAACCAATAACTAGTAAAAAAGTAATGACAATACCAATTAGTCTGGGAATTCTAATTTTTTCCAAATTCCTAACTAAAGAATTGAGAGCAGTTGCCAATACAAAAGCAATAAAAAACAGTAGTAAAACTCCTCTGATTTGGTATACCACCCATAAACCAATCAGGAAAAAAACTGTAAAAATAATGGTTCGATGTGAAATTTCAATTTTATCCATATTTAATTGATAGCTCTATCGCTTTATTGCTTACAGCTATTATTTAACCATTTTCTCATTTCTTGCTCTATCTGGTCAAGCCAGTCTTTTTGTGTTACATCAAACCATTTAATCTCTTTAATTTTAGCTTGCCCGCCTAATTGTTTTTTGTCAAAAAACTTTTGGTAGGTAAAAAATGTCATCTGCCGCTTAGCATATTGCAACTCATGTAAAGTCCACAATCTAATAGTTTCTTCAAGATTTTGTTTACCTTCAATGTATGGTCTAAAATCCCGATAGCCTATAGCTGACATGCTTGGTAAATCCCAGCTATAGCCTTGTTTCAATAGTTTTTTAACCTCATCTTCAGCTCCCTGTTTTATTCTTTCTTTAACCCGTTTTTTGATATTTTGCTCTAATTTTTCTTTATTAGTTTTTAATCCAATCCACAATAAATCGTAGTTTGGCAATTTGGAATTTGTAACTAATTTCGAATTATAATCTTGAACTTTGGAATTTGAAATTTCTATAGCCCGAATCAATCTTCTAGGATTATTTCGATCCGAATTATTCATTTGTTGCCATTTATTTTTATTCGATTTTTGAAGTCGTTTTTGAAGTTTATCAACCGAAAGTTGATCTAACTTTTTTCGCAATTTTCTGTTTATTGGGACTCCAATAGTTTGCGCTGGGTCTAGTAAATTTTTCAGATAAAAACCAGTCCCACCAACAATAATAGGTAATTTTTCTCTTTCCAAAATATTGGCAATAGTTTTTTGAGCAAAAGTCACAAAATGAGAAACATCAAATTCCTGATCAGGCCTAGCTAAATCTAAACCCCCAATTTTTTGCCTAGAATCAGTAGGCAAATCTTTCCCTGTCACAATATCCATTCCCTGATAGACTTGCCGCGAGTCAGCGCTGATGAGTTCGCCGTTATACTTCTTGGCTAAATCAAAAGCTAATTTGCTTTTACCAACAGCGGTTGGCCCGGAAATAATCAAGACTTTTTTATGTTTATGTAATATTTTACGCATAATATCAATCTGTATATTATAATACGTCAGAGTTAATTAGAATAATTATTTCAACAGTATGGAAAAATTGGTTAGAGATCGTATTCCCGAAATAATCTTAGCTGATCTAGAAATGCCAATTACTCATATTGCTAATGATGAAGAGTTTACAGAAGTTCTAAAAACCAAGCTACTTGAAGAAATTGAAGAGTTTATTGAAAAACCAAGTGCCGAGGAAGCAGCAGATATTATGGAGGTTTTATATGCAATTTTTGCTCTAAATGAATTTTATTTGGAAGAAATTAGAGAACTTGGCCAAAATTACTATATATCAGCAGATAGAGAAGTTTTAAAGTTTATGGCACATGAAAGAGCTGAAGATTTTTTAGAAAACCAAAATCTTAAAAAAGCTGCTAGTATTATACAATTTTTCTATACATTTTTTACTTCGGAGAACCTTGATTTAGAAGAAGTTGAA
Coding sequences:
- a CDS encoding D-tyrosyl-tRNA(Tyr) deacylase, with translation MKLIIQRVSSASVTIDNKVKSQIDSGLLILFGAKEGDNESQLDWLVNKVVNLRIFSDSQDKMNLSVADIKGEILVVSQFTLYADCQKGNRPSFTGAAKPEVAQELYNLFVKKLQDLGIPTKTGEFGAKMDVSLTNDGPVTIILES
- a CDS encoding HD domain-containing protein; translation: MLYLDPLYGRLEFSDKQLALFQTPALTRIRDVSLSAVPPLATASGMIGSRFEHSVGVAHLASLLATKSDFQVQATNLFVACLFHDIGSPPFSHISEILLEKISGQDHEAFAATFFENSETATAIKNFGADLDMVLKLITGKAKPWSDLVNGSIDLDNIDNSLRWGSAIGLFSPQFYEPEELIQAFSLSGNELQLKLEHESQIQKWELCRRLVYDVVYDDLNLTPEVMLKRALQFAYEAGELDQAFFMLTDSQALYVLEHRCNSKTQNLIKDMRAWRFFTPVTLIEETDTTASDTFKDLCLDWEESQKIADIIAHSLDLPREAVAVYAGKDKGFKQIHLPFIGKGDIVQRHQPIQELKWRFKVYVDKKYHSKNEAITELTQALVQNP
- the lon gene encoding endopeptidase La; this translates as MGLLDKPSNDQKPKQAQDLVLPMVPLRDVVMFPHLEIVLSFGRAGSIKAVEQAFKTNKLIFFASQKNAGINEPKFDDLYKMGTICRIERLLKTGEEVNALVKGLDRAELLSANLQGDFGIAKIKPIKEIETKNSQAEALAKLISSNLKKLVNMGKPIDFLVFMKLMSGVSHGELADQVASVLEIPTSQKQEILEMITVMPRLKKVSELITKESKVLEIEHSIASKTQKKFDKSMREAVLRERMKTIQKELGEASIDEDVDPDIKEFKQKVAKLKMPQEVKEKVIKEIDRLSKMHSYNPEASYIRTYLEWMTDLPWGKFSQNGKDNKKAEKVLDQDHYGLEEVKERILEYLAVMALKKQQAQYFPKNAQGIKNTTILCFVGPPGVGKTSIGKSIAKALGRKFIKVSIGGIRDEAEVRGHRRTYVGAMPGRIVQGIKDAGVMNPVFMLDEIDKIGADFRGDPSSALLEALDPEQNTGFSDHYLEVPFDLSKVLFITTANVLDTIPPALRDRLEIIRFSGYTDDEKHQIAKRYLFEKTLYGSGLLKKQVSLAPTAIDRIIRGYTKEAGVRNLERALNKIMRKISREILSGKKKQLTISTSNLHKYLGPQMFSDTIAENKDEVGISTGMAWTQVGGDIMFIEVATMPGKGRILITGQLGSVMKESCRAALSYLRSHWKDMGLKADLGAKYDFHVHVPEGAVPKDGPSAGVAIVTALYSAVSGKKVRKDVAMTGEITLRGKVLEIGGVKEKLLAAHRAGIKTVIIPKNNKKDLEKLPDKVKKDLEIKFSNRIADVLKVAIVN
- a CDS encoding GNAT family N-acetyltransferase; its protein translation is MFTETLTGQNKSAFQNRFLELHERMRTEMGSSMTNEQVREGSQTLFESNKYVFFLLKNEQGDIVGFSIGLPFTRTEMDHTDPHARSNTFQIALIFVVPEERRHGGAKALNQQIIDYALQQQYFQVITSVSLQNQPARALLEKTGFVLDGKEATLVLKGLN
- a CDS encoding AI-2E family transporter, which produces MDKIEISHRTIIFTVFFLIGLWVVYQIRGVLLLFFIAFVLATALNSLVRNLEKIRIPRLIGIVITFLLVIGFIALIVSGLVPVVADQTNVLTKVISKELPNLTLIDVSEKEITSQIESLTRNAGNVFNFFLGAFSNIIDIFLLITITFYIMIERNKLGKYLRILFGDSHGEKQAEELITNIEHRLGGWVRGEIALMIIVGLLTYIGLTLLGIPYALPLALLAGLLELVPNIGPVISAVPSVLLALSYSFPLALGTIVLYIVVQQLENNLIVPIVMKESIGLPPLITLMCLMIGGSLGGVVGAVLAIPAFITLQVVIAYLYKQNRKRPFGL
- the miaA gene encoding tRNA (adenosine(37)-N6)-dimethylallyltransferase MiaA — encoded protein: MRKILHKHKKVLIISGPTAVGKSKLAFDLAKKYNGELISADSRQVYQGMDIVTGKDLPTDSRQKIGGLDLARPDQEFDVSHFVTFAQKTIANILEREKLPIIVGGTGFYLKNLLDPAQTIGVPINRKLRKKLDQLSVDKLQKRLQKSNKNKWQQMNNSDRNNPRRLIRAIEISNSKVQDYNSKLVTNSKLPNYDLLWIGLKTNKEKLEQNIKKRVKERIKQGAEDEVKKLLKQGYSWDLPSMSAIGYRDFRPYIEGKQNLEETIRLWTLHELQYAKRQMTFFTYQKFFDKKQLGGQAKIKEIKWFDVTQKDWLDQIEQEMRKWLNNSCKQ